The window ACGGGGTTCGTCCACCAGTCCCTCCAGCCGGCGGGCCACAAATCGCGAGCGCCACTTGATGACCGTGGACCGGGCCACCCCCAGGTGCTGGGCGACCTTGGTATTGCTGCGACCTTCGGCGCAGGCCAGCACGATCCGGCAGCGCTCGGCCAACGCCTGGCTGGAGGTGGGTCGTCGAGCCCAGCGCTCCAGGGTGGTGCGCTCCTCGTCGGTCAGCACCAGCTCGGGGAGCTTGGGGCCACGGCGGCGCGGTCGGATGTCAGCAGTGGCGTCCATCCCTAGACACTAACAAACCGTCCACGCACCAACGACTCAGGACACTAGGCGGGTGCGGTCACACGGCGACGGCGACGGCGGCCGCCGGGGCGGCGCGCGCCGGTCCGGGCCGGCCGTGAGGTGGTCGGATCGACCGGCAGGGGTGGAGTGGCGACACCGGCGCGCCGGTGCAGCCTGGCGACCTCGGTGGCCTGTTCGGGCAGGACCAGGGTGATCACGGTGCCGGCAGCGCCGGCGCGTGCCGTGCGCCCCGAGCGGTGCAGGTAGGCCTTGGGCTCGGCCGGTGGGTCGAAGTGCACGACGAGGTCGATCCCGTCCACGTGGATGCCGCGGGCGGCGATGTCGGTGGCCACCAGCACCGGGACCGTGCCGGCGGCGAAGGCGCCAAGGGCACGGGTTCTGGCCGGTTGGGGCAGGTTGCCGTGCAGGGCGCCAGCCCGGATGCCGGCGTGCTCCAGCTGGCGTGCCAGGCGGGCGGCGCGGTGCTTGGTGCGGACGAACACCAGCGTCCGGCCAGGGCGGCCCGCGAGCTCGGCCGCGACCGCGACCTTGTCGGTTGCCTTCACGGTGCGGATCTGGTGGTCCATCCGGGCGGCGGCTGCGGTGGGCGCGACCGTGTGCCGCACCGGGTCGGTCAGGTAGCGGCGGACGAGGGTATCGACCTGGCCGTCGAGGGTGGCTGAGAACAGCAGCCGCTGACC is drawn from Actinomycetota bacterium and contains these coding sequences:
- a CDS encoding DEAD/DEAH box helicase produces the protein MAPRTAIAELGVPSILTAALAARGITTPRPIQARTLPDALAGRDVLGRAETGSGKTLAFGLPLLVRTATASGKRRARQPRGLVLVPTRELADQVHDELLPLAAVLNLRLLAVYGGVPLGRQAQELRRGIDVVVATPGRLLDLLGQDACSLDAVATAVLDEADHMADMGFLPAVTSLLDRVPPGGQRLLFSATLDGQVDTLVRRYLTDPVRHTVAPTAAAARMDHQIRTVKATDKVAVAAELAGRPGRTLVFVRTKHRAARLARQLEHAGIRAGALHGNLPQPARTRALGAFAAGTVPVLVATDIAARGIHVDGIDLVVHFDPPAEPKAYLHRSGRTARAGAAGTVITLVLPEQATEVARLHRRAGVATPPLPVDPTTSRPARTGARRPGGRRRRRRVTAPA
- a CDS encoding helix-turn-helix domain-containing protein; translation: MDATADIRPRRRGPKLPELVLTDEERTTLERWARRPTSSQALAERCRIVLACAEGRSNTKVAQHLGVARSTVIKWRSRFVARRLEGLVDEPR